A genomic stretch from Mya arenaria isolate MELC-2E11 chromosome 10, ASM2691426v1 includes:
- the LOC128205068 gene encoding receptor-type tyrosine-protein phosphatase mu-like isoform X2, producing the protein MIGAIEFGVMFGLFFSGQGDTCQPGYFKSLFNGCKKCKTSGCDCTFATSCDSCLEGYYRNDGECFGCQSNCKTCASSSSCSSCHPGYHGPMCQHVCGRGCLDSKCEINTGTCLCRNDLFSGVYCNTCVLGKFGQDCDYECLDACNSCSEATKCDSCKPGFFGHKCEYNCSENCYNCSQSGQCLTCKTGHTHPSQTCVCKHSGCAKSDNCEKCLSDEYFPDNGSCCPCSLLHHCISCTVVSNSSKCVTCEDGYYPNEHGGCFNCSLTCVEGQCDSGSGKCKEGCTDGYFGKLCKQRCQDSCHTCNRNNGECLECVSNLDYGPNCTKHCSETCVDKVCDIVGVCTKGCTVNYFGVMCENECDKYCIQIGTGTRCSSENGECLHGCTAGYIAAVFPKGPQDKKQITSSSRVIVIGGGVGGGVLAMLVTFAVIAFIIIKKRRAQNSNEDTTAFNTDQNEEQHVDSSAVYATVNKNIVQPDAIYANTAEGLPHVTVISNQTYQSPPEKKISTESIITDDNLESDDEDAIAREIAIRFEENGGVYYNNANKVNKTKVKVEELPAYVTAKTKNSYEEEFERFPYGLIKPFEDSQKASNMSRNRYKGIYPYDDSRVKVWYNGSDYINASFIDGFKKRNEYIATLGPMSKQLGDFGLFWEMVWQQKVEKVVMVTNLIEEKKEKCDQYWPNVRSSFRYGNFTVTCLSEDSYAEFTRRTFQISQKSEERKLHQFHFTCWPDRCVPKDVTSLIEFRQLVLNCSTKLYGPTVVHCSAGVGRTGTYIALDILTKEGEADGSIDVPGCVLNMRQNRPNMIQTLGQYQFLHRALVHSLTLDCNPVKGVRYQQFMDSLSDTDRAKMFQQTQFTAGQYSEEESQAIERNKKLKGKNRVNADIPGDENRPRLNKCSKEGGSDYINAVRINGHRTKNRFLVAQTPLPETVDDFLTLIYQQSCSCIVSFGTDIGNHKSVGSYFPADKQVLKKGAFSVKCLLQDAQVCYTNRTLMFGYTGQDKETIEISIPQLEFTAWDSSKNTPRSALEFLDFINDVEEASRKSTTGGPILIHCIDGASKSGVFCVVSLLLKKMAVDHEISVVNAVMKVKARRRLVIPTQSQFEFCNECVLAYIQHVQLQRNT; encoded by the exons ATGATTGGAGCTATTGAATTCGGAGTTATGTTTGGACtgtttttttcag GTCAGGGCGACACATGTCAACCTGGatatttcaaatcattgtttaatggatgtaaaaaatgtaaaacttcTGGATGTGACTGTACGTTTGCTACATCTTGTGATTCGTGTTTAGAAGGTTACTATAGAAACGATGGTGAATGCTTCGGATGTCAATCAAACTGCAAGACATGTGCGAGCTCAAGCAGTTGCTCATCATGCCACCCAGGTTATCATGGACCTATGTGTCAACATGTTTGTGGTAGAGGATGTCTAGATTCTAAGTGTGAAATAAACACTGGAACATGTTTATGTCGGAATGATTTGTTTAGTGGCGTATATTGCAATACTTGTGTTCTAGGCAAATTTGGACAAGACTGCGACTATGAATGTTTGGACGCGTGTAATTCTTGTTCAGAAGCGACTAAATGTGACTCATGCAAGCCGGGTTTCTTTGGACACAAATGTGAATACAATTGTTCTGAAAATTGTTACAATTGCTCACAATCAGGACAATGTTTGACTTGCAAAACAGGACACACTCACCCAAGTCAAACCTGTGTTTGCAAACATAGCGGATGCGCCAAATCTGacaattgtgaaaaatgtcTCAGCGACGAATATTTTCCGGACAACGGATCTTGCTGTCCCTGCTCATTGCTACATCATTGTATATCATGCACAGTGGTTTCAAATAGTTCAAAGTGTGTTACATGTGAAGACGGATACTATCCGAACGAACACGGTGGTTGTTTTAACTGTAGCCTTACGTGCGTTGAAGGACAATGCGATTCAGGTTCGGGTAAATGCAAAGAAGGTTGCACTGACGGTTACTTTGGTAAGCTTTGTAAACAAAGATGTCAAGATTCCTGTCATACATGCAATCGAAATAATGGTGAGTGCTTAGAGTGTGTTTCAAACCTAGACTATGGACCGAACTGTACCAAACATTGCAGTGAGACTTGCGTTGACAAAGTGTGTGACATAGTTGGAGTATGCACCAAAGGATGCACAGTGAACTACTTTGGAGTAATGTGCGAAAATGAGTGTGACAAATATTGTATCCAAATTGGAACAGGCACAAGGTGTTCATCTGAAAATGGGGAGTGCCTCCACGGTTGCACTGCTGGCTACATAGCAGCTGTTTTTCCTAAAGGTCCACAAG ATAAAAAACAGATAACCAGTAGCTCGAGAGTAATCGTTATTGGTGGAGGTGTTGGTGGCGGTGTGTTAGCAATGCTAGTAACCTTTGCCGTAATCGCattcattattataaagaaaaG GCGTGCTCAAAATAGTAACGAAGACACAACAGCGTTTAATACTGATCAAAATGAAGAACAGCACGTGGATTCATCAGCGGTCTATGCGACTGTGAATAAAAACA TTGTCCAACCCGATGCTATTTATGCGAATACTGCTGAGGGTCTCCCACATGTAACCGTAATTTCCAATCAAACTTATCAAAGTCCTCCAGAGAAGAAAATTAGCACCGAAAGTATTATCACAGACGACAATCTTGAAAGTG ACGACGAGGACGCTATTGCACGGGAAATTGCTATTAGGTTTGAAGAAAATGGCGGAGTGTATTACAACAATGCCAATAAGGTTAACAAAACCAAAGTTAAAGTTGAGGAATTACCTGCGTATGTcacagcaaaaacaaaaaactcgTATGAGGAAGAATTTGAG AGATTTCCATACGGTCTTATTAAACCGTTTGAAGATTCTCAAAAAGCCAGCAATATGTCACGAAACAGATATAAAGGAATTTACCCGT ATGACGATTCACGGGTGAAGGTTTGGTACAATGGATCTGATTACATAAACGCAAGCTTTATTGAT ggttTCAAGAAACGAAATGAATACATTGCAACTCTAG GTCCGATGTCAAAGCAACTTGGAGACTTTGGATTGTTTTGGGAAATGGTCTGGCAGCAGAAAGTTGAAAAGGTCGTCATGGTTACGAATTTAATTGAAGAAAAG AAAGAAAAATGTGACCAATATTGGCCGAATGTTCGTTCGTCTTTTCGTTACGGAAACTTTACTGTTACTTGTCTGTCAGAGGATTCGTATGCTGAATTTACAAGACGAACATTTCAAATATCTCAG AAATCCGAAGAGAGAAAGCTTCATCAGTTCCATTTCACATGCTGGCCTGATAGATGTGTGCCGAAAGATGTTACCTCTTTGATAGAATTCAGGCAGTTGGTCCTAAACTGTTCGACAAAGCTGTATGGTCCGACAGTGGTACACTGCAG TGCGGGCGTTGGACGAACCGGCACATATATTGCTCTCGACATTTTGACAAAGGAAGGAGAAGCGGACGGAAGCATTGACGTCCCCGGATGTGTGCTCAACATGCGCCAAAACAGGCCCAACATGATCCAAACTCTG GGACAGTATCAGTTTCTGCATAGAGCTCTTGTTCATTCACTGACGTTGGACTGTAACCCGGTGAAAGGGGTGCGTTATCAGCAATTCATGGACAGTCTTAGTGACACTGATAGGGCGAAAATGTTTCAG CAAACCCAGTTCACTGCAGGACAATATTCAGAGGAAGAATCTCAAGCaattgaaagaaacaaaaaactcAAGGGCAAAAACAGAGTCAATGCCGACATTCCAG GTGACGAGAACAGACCCCGGCTGAATAAATGCAGCAAAGAGGGCGGATCTGACTACATCAATGCTGTTCGTATAAAC GGTCATCGGACGAAGAACCGCTTTTTAGTTGCTCAAACACCTTTACCAGAGACAGTCGATGATTTCTTGACTCTAATTTATCAACAGTCTTGCTCGTGTATTGTCAGCTTTGGAACGGACATTGGTAATCATAAG AGCGTGGGCTCATATTTCCCTGCTGACAAACAAGTGTTAAAGAAGGGGGCGTTCAGCGTAAAATGTTTACTGCAAGACGCGCAGGTCTGTTACACAAATAGAACTTTGATGTTTGGATACACGGGCCAAGATAAG GAGACAATCGAAATAAGCATTCCTCAACTAGAGTTCACTGCCTGGGATAGTTCGAAAAATACTCCAAGATCCGCATTAGAGTTTCTGGACTTCATTAACGATGTTGAGGAGGCATCACGAAAATCAACAACTGGGGGACCAATTCTTATTCACTGCAT TGACGGAGCCAGCAAGAGCGGTGTGTTCTGTGTTGTTTCCCTGCTCTTAAAAAAGATGGCCGTAGACCACGAGATCAGTGTTGTTAATGCTGTCATGAAGGTCAAGGCCAGACGAAGACTTGTTATCCCAACCCAG tcaCAGTTCGAGTTCTGCAATGAGTGTGTTCTAGCgtatatacaacatgtacaaCTTCAGAGAAACACATAA
- the LOC128205068 gene encoding receptor-type tyrosine-protein phosphatase mu-like isoform X1, whose product MIGAIEFGVMFGLFFSGQGDTCQPGYFKSLFNGCKKCKTSGCDCTFATSCDSCLEGYYRNDGECFGCQSNCKTCASSSSCSSCHPGYHGPMCQHVCGRGCLDSKCEINTGTCLCRNDLFSGVYCNTCVLGKFGQDCDYECLDACNSCSEATKCDSCKPGFFGHKCEYNCSENCYNCSQSGQCLTCKTGHTHPSQTCVCKHSGCAKSDNCEKCLSDEYFPDNGSCCPCSLLHHCISCTVVSNSSKCVTCEDGYYPNEHGGCFNCSLTCVEGQCDSGSGKCKEGCTDGYFGKLCKQRCQDSCHTCNRNNGECLECVSNLDYGPNCTKHCSETCVDKVCDIVGVCTKGCTVNYFGVMCENECDKYCIQIGTGTRCSSENGECLHGCTAGYIAAVFPKGPQDKKQITSSSRVIVIGGGVGGGVLAMLVTFAVIAFIIIKKRRAQNSNEDTTAFNTDQNEEQHVDSSAVYATVNKNTVVQPDAIYANTAEGLPHVTVISNQTYQSPPEKKISTESIITDDNLESDDEDAIAREIAIRFEENGGVYYNNANKVNKTKVKVEELPAYVTAKTKNSYEEEFERFPYGLIKPFEDSQKASNMSRNRYKGIYPYDDSRVKVWYNGSDYINASFIDGFKKRNEYIATLGPMSKQLGDFGLFWEMVWQQKVEKVVMVTNLIEEKKEKCDQYWPNVRSSFRYGNFTVTCLSEDSYAEFTRRTFQISQKSEERKLHQFHFTCWPDRCVPKDVTSLIEFRQLVLNCSTKLYGPTVVHCSAGVGRTGTYIALDILTKEGEADGSIDVPGCVLNMRQNRPNMIQTLGQYQFLHRALVHSLTLDCNPVKGVRYQQFMDSLSDTDRAKMFQQTQFTAGQYSEEESQAIERNKKLKGKNRVNADIPGDENRPRLNKCSKEGGSDYINAVRINGHRTKNRFLVAQTPLPETVDDFLTLIYQQSCSCIVSFGTDIGNHKSVGSYFPADKQVLKKGAFSVKCLLQDAQVCYTNRTLMFGYTGQDKETIEISIPQLEFTAWDSSKNTPRSALEFLDFINDVEEASRKSTTGGPILIHCIDGASKSGVFCVVSLLLKKMAVDHEISVVNAVMKVKARRRLVIPTQSQFEFCNECVLAYIQHVQLQRNT is encoded by the exons ATGATTGGAGCTATTGAATTCGGAGTTATGTTTGGACtgtttttttcag GTCAGGGCGACACATGTCAACCTGGatatttcaaatcattgtttaatggatgtaaaaaatgtaaaacttcTGGATGTGACTGTACGTTTGCTACATCTTGTGATTCGTGTTTAGAAGGTTACTATAGAAACGATGGTGAATGCTTCGGATGTCAATCAAACTGCAAGACATGTGCGAGCTCAAGCAGTTGCTCATCATGCCACCCAGGTTATCATGGACCTATGTGTCAACATGTTTGTGGTAGAGGATGTCTAGATTCTAAGTGTGAAATAAACACTGGAACATGTTTATGTCGGAATGATTTGTTTAGTGGCGTATATTGCAATACTTGTGTTCTAGGCAAATTTGGACAAGACTGCGACTATGAATGTTTGGACGCGTGTAATTCTTGTTCAGAAGCGACTAAATGTGACTCATGCAAGCCGGGTTTCTTTGGACACAAATGTGAATACAATTGTTCTGAAAATTGTTACAATTGCTCACAATCAGGACAATGTTTGACTTGCAAAACAGGACACACTCACCCAAGTCAAACCTGTGTTTGCAAACATAGCGGATGCGCCAAATCTGacaattgtgaaaaatgtcTCAGCGACGAATATTTTCCGGACAACGGATCTTGCTGTCCCTGCTCATTGCTACATCATTGTATATCATGCACAGTGGTTTCAAATAGTTCAAAGTGTGTTACATGTGAAGACGGATACTATCCGAACGAACACGGTGGTTGTTTTAACTGTAGCCTTACGTGCGTTGAAGGACAATGCGATTCAGGTTCGGGTAAATGCAAAGAAGGTTGCACTGACGGTTACTTTGGTAAGCTTTGTAAACAAAGATGTCAAGATTCCTGTCATACATGCAATCGAAATAATGGTGAGTGCTTAGAGTGTGTTTCAAACCTAGACTATGGACCGAACTGTACCAAACATTGCAGTGAGACTTGCGTTGACAAAGTGTGTGACATAGTTGGAGTATGCACCAAAGGATGCACAGTGAACTACTTTGGAGTAATGTGCGAAAATGAGTGTGACAAATATTGTATCCAAATTGGAACAGGCACAAGGTGTTCATCTGAAAATGGGGAGTGCCTCCACGGTTGCACTGCTGGCTACATAGCAGCTGTTTTTCCTAAAGGTCCACAAG ATAAAAAACAGATAACCAGTAGCTCGAGAGTAATCGTTATTGGTGGAGGTGTTGGTGGCGGTGTGTTAGCAATGCTAGTAACCTTTGCCGTAATCGCattcattattataaagaaaaG GCGTGCTCAAAATAGTAACGAAGACACAACAGCGTTTAATACTGATCAAAATGAAGAACAGCACGTGGATTCATCAGCGGTCTATGCGACTGTGAATAAAAACA CAGTTGTCCAACCCGATGCTATTTATGCGAATACTGCTGAGGGTCTCCCACATGTAACCGTAATTTCCAATCAAACTTATCAAAGTCCTCCAGAGAAGAAAATTAGCACCGAAAGTATTATCACAGACGACAATCTTGAAAGTG ACGACGAGGACGCTATTGCACGGGAAATTGCTATTAGGTTTGAAGAAAATGGCGGAGTGTATTACAACAATGCCAATAAGGTTAACAAAACCAAAGTTAAAGTTGAGGAATTACCTGCGTATGTcacagcaaaaacaaaaaactcgTATGAGGAAGAATTTGAG AGATTTCCATACGGTCTTATTAAACCGTTTGAAGATTCTCAAAAAGCCAGCAATATGTCACGAAACAGATATAAAGGAATTTACCCGT ATGACGATTCACGGGTGAAGGTTTGGTACAATGGATCTGATTACATAAACGCAAGCTTTATTGAT ggttTCAAGAAACGAAATGAATACATTGCAACTCTAG GTCCGATGTCAAAGCAACTTGGAGACTTTGGATTGTTTTGGGAAATGGTCTGGCAGCAGAAAGTTGAAAAGGTCGTCATGGTTACGAATTTAATTGAAGAAAAG AAAGAAAAATGTGACCAATATTGGCCGAATGTTCGTTCGTCTTTTCGTTACGGAAACTTTACTGTTACTTGTCTGTCAGAGGATTCGTATGCTGAATTTACAAGACGAACATTTCAAATATCTCAG AAATCCGAAGAGAGAAAGCTTCATCAGTTCCATTTCACATGCTGGCCTGATAGATGTGTGCCGAAAGATGTTACCTCTTTGATAGAATTCAGGCAGTTGGTCCTAAACTGTTCGACAAAGCTGTATGGTCCGACAGTGGTACACTGCAG TGCGGGCGTTGGACGAACCGGCACATATATTGCTCTCGACATTTTGACAAAGGAAGGAGAAGCGGACGGAAGCATTGACGTCCCCGGATGTGTGCTCAACATGCGCCAAAACAGGCCCAACATGATCCAAACTCTG GGACAGTATCAGTTTCTGCATAGAGCTCTTGTTCATTCACTGACGTTGGACTGTAACCCGGTGAAAGGGGTGCGTTATCAGCAATTCATGGACAGTCTTAGTGACACTGATAGGGCGAAAATGTTTCAG CAAACCCAGTTCACTGCAGGACAATATTCAGAGGAAGAATCTCAAGCaattgaaagaaacaaaaaactcAAGGGCAAAAACAGAGTCAATGCCGACATTCCAG GTGACGAGAACAGACCCCGGCTGAATAAATGCAGCAAAGAGGGCGGATCTGACTACATCAATGCTGTTCGTATAAAC GGTCATCGGACGAAGAACCGCTTTTTAGTTGCTCAAACACCTTTACCAGAGACAGTCGATGATTTCTTGACTCTAATTTATCAACAGTCTTGCTCGTGTATTGTCAGCTTTGGAACGGACATTGGTAATCATAAG AGCGTGGGCTCATATTTCCCTGCTGACAAACAAGTGTTAAAGAAGGGGGCGTTCAGCGTAAAATGTTTACTGCAAGACGCGCAGGTCTGTTACACAAATAGAACTTTGATGTTTGGATACACGGGCCAAGATAAG GAGACAATCGAAATAAGCATTCCTCAACTAGAGTTCACTGCCTGGGATAGTTCGAAAAATACTCCAAGATCCGCATTAGAGTTTCTGGACTTCATTAACGATGTTGAGGAGGCATCACGAAAATCAACAACTGGGGGACCAATTCTTATTCACTGCAT TGACGGAGCCAGCAAGAGCGGTGTGTTCTGTGTTGTTTCCCTGCTCTTAAAAAAGATGGCCGTAGACCACGAGATCAGTGTTGTTAATGCTGTCATGAAGGTCAAGGCCAGACGAAGACTTGTTATCCCAACCCAG tcaCAGTTCGAGTTCTGCAATGAGTGTGTTCTAGCgtatatacaacatgtacaaCTTCAGAGAAACACATAA